One genomic segment of Rhizorhabdus phycosphaerae includes these proteins:
- a CDS encoding CHASE3 domain-containing protein, with protein sequence MAHSPRRLPYLLLGGLIVAIIAAASAIYLTRAQSRAGGWAAHSLRVEVLLTGMADRMRAIESEHRGYLLVGAPALRERVAQLSARIEPALDQIEREVSDNPRQIRNVATLRAAVRAKLSFAKDGIGAFDRGRRMEAVAAVASGEGHVRIQRVIDIINRMLAEEERLLAERRAQTEQLVMSLGLVLVATVILVLIVAAALIRDSNARERELLTERDRALAAEQAMRVQVEAREKAEAQILHMQKLESIGQLTGGIAHDFNNMLAIVIGSLDLAKRRIGGDTDRLIRYIDNAHEGAQRAASLTARLLAFSRQQPLAPLTIDTNRLVAGMSEMLKRTIGEQYMIETVLAGGLWRCLADPSQLENAIVNLVVNARDAMADGGKVTIETANAYLDDEYARIHPEVRPGQYVMVGVTDTGSGMSPDVLKRAFDPFFTTKAVGKGTGLGLSQIFGFMKQTGGHAAIYSEPGQGTTVRLYLPRSQDPLQDANGRYILDSDEAPRAKQGEAILVVEDEQRVRHFSVDALRDLGYSVISAASAAEAIRTLEEQPVIDMLFTDIVMPEMNGRELAEKVLKMRPGIKILYTTGYTRNAVVHNGMLDAGVAFLSKPFTLMQLALKVRQVLDGGGFNRPV encoded by the coding sequence ATGGCCCATTCGCCTCGTCGCCTGCCCTATCTTCTGCTCGGAGGCCTGATCGTCGCGATCATTGCCGCGGCCAGCGCGATCTATCTGACGCGCGCGCAGAGCCGCGCCGGCGGATGGGCGGCGCATTCGCTGCGGGTCGAAGTGCTGCTGACCGGGATGGCCGATCGGATGCGCGCGATCGAGTCCGAGCATCGCGGCTATCTGCTGGTGGGCGCGCCGGCCTTGCGCGAGCGCGTTGCGCAATTGTCGGCGCGGATCGAACCGGCGCTGGACCAGATCGAGCGCGAGGTGAGCGACAATCCCCGGCAGATCAGGAATGTCGCCACATTGCGGGCGGCCGTGCGGGCGAAGCTGAGCTTTGCGAAGGATGGCATCGGGGCATTCGACCGAGGCCGACGGATGGAAGCCGTCGCCGCTGTCGCCTCGGGCGAAGGCCATGTGCGCATTCAGCGAGTCATCGACATCATCAATCGCATGCTCGCAGAAGAAGAACGCCTTCTTGCCGAGCGGCGCGCTCAGACCGAACAACTCGTCATGAGCCTCGGCCTGGTGCTTGTCGCCACTGTCATCCTTGTCCTGATCGTCGCCGCAGCCCTGATCCGCGACAGCAACGCGCGCGAGCGCGAATTGCTGACGGAGCGTGACCGGGCGCTCGCCGCCGAACAGGCTATGCGCGTACAGGTGGAAGCCCGCGAGAAGGCCGAAGCGCAGATCCTGCATATGCAGAAGCTCGAATCGATCGGGCAGCTGACCGGCGGTATCGCTCATGATTTCAACAACATGCTCGCGATCGTTATCGGCAGCCTGGATCTCGCGAAGCGACGTATCGGTGGCGATACCGACAGGCTGATACGCTATATCGACAACGCGCATGAAGGAGCTCAGCGCGCTGCCAGTCTGACCGCGCGCCTCCTCGCCTTCTCGCGCCAGCAACCGCTCGCGCCGCTGACGATCGACACCAATCGTCTGGTCGCCGGCATGTCCGAAATGCTCAAGCGCACCATCGGCGAGCAGTATATGATCGAGACGGTGCTTGCAGGCGGCCTGTGGCGCTGCCTTGCCGATCCCAGTCAGCTCGAAAATGCGATCGTCAATCTCGTGGTCAACGCGCGCGACGCGATGGCCGACGGCGGCAAGGTGACGATCGAAACCGCCAATGCCTATCTGGACGACGAATATGCGCGCATCCATCCGGAGGTCCGGCCCGGCCAATATGTGATGGTCGGGGTGACCGATACCGGCAGCGGCATGTCGCCCGATGTGCTGAAGCGCGCTTTCGACCCCTTCTTCACGACCAAAGCGGTGGGCAAGGGCACCGGCCTGGGCCTCAGCCAGATATTCGGCTTCATGAAGCAGACTGGTGGCCATGCAGCGATCTATTCGGAGCCCGGCCAGGGAACGACGGTACGTCTCTATCTGCCGCGCAGCCAGGACCCGCTGCAGGATGCGAATGGCCGCTACATCCTCGACAGCGACGAGGCGCCCCGCGCGAAGCAAGGCGAGGCGATCCTCGTGGTCGAGGACGAACAGCGGGTGCGCCATTTCTCGGTCGATGCGCTGCGCGACCTTGGCTATTCGGTGATCTCCGCCGCCAGCGCGGCCGAGGCGATCCGGACGCTGGAGGAGCAGCCGGTGATCGACATGCTCTTCACCGACATCGTCATGCCCGAGATGAACGGGCGCGAACTGGCGGAAAAGGTTCTGAAGATGCGGCCCGGCATCAAAATCCTCTACACCACCGGCTATACGCGCAATGCCGTCGTCCATAACGGGATGCTCGACGCCGGCGTCGCCTTCCTGTCGAAGCCCTTCACCCTCATGCAACTGGCGCTGAAGGTGCGGCAGGTTCTCGACGGCGGCGGCTTCAACCGGCCCGTCTGA